From one Planktothrix agardhii NIES-204 genomic stretch:
- a CDS encoding peptidase, M16 family, whose translation MLTLKTLNLKKSILFWIGLLLTTFFFTAFSHIPAIASTPKHYTDLTFPPLPTIELPDYERYQLDNGIIVYLVEDHELPLVGGSALFRTGDRFEPADKVGLASITAEVMRDGGTRQHSADELNQLLEQKAAAVEVGISTTSGSVGFSGLTEDLDLVFGLFTDVIRNPLFPQDQLDLAKTQAKGGIARRNDNPGDIASREFVKLIYGVDSPYARITEYSTLKNISRESLVDFYEKYFHPETMILGIVGDFDRAKMKALIEQKLGDWKPSQKAVIPPLPAVSQANLGGIFFVDQPQLNQSYVEMGHLGGLLNDPNYPKLAVMNGVLNGFGGRLFNNLRSRQGLAYSVYGYWGASYDYPGVFNAGGQTRSETTVPLIQGLKNEIERLKKEPIKSEELTYAKESTLNSFIFKFEDPAQTLSRLMQYEYYGYPKDFIFDYQRQVQATTIEDVQQVAKQYLNFDKLVILVVGNKALINPALSSLDNQSKVTTIDVTIPSS comes from the coding sequence ATGTTAACTTTGAAAACCCTAAACTTGAAAAAATCCATACTTTTTTGGATTGGATTGTTGCTAACGACCTTCTTTTTTACCGCGTTTAGCCATATTCCGGCGATCGCTTCCACGCCCAAACATTACACCGATTTAACTTTTCCTCCCTTACCCACCATTGAACTTCCTGATTATGAACGCTATCAATTAGACAATGGAATCATAGTTTATTTAGTCGAAGATCATGAACTTCCCTTAGTAGGAGGAAGTGCGTTATTTCGCACCGGAGATCGATTTGAACCTGCGGATAAAGTTGGTTTAGCAAGTATTACCGCCGAGGTGATGCGGGATGGAGGAACTCGTCAACATTCCGCCGATGAATTGAATCAATTATTAGAACAAAAAGCCGCCGCCGTTGAAGTCGGGATTTCTACAACTTCTGGTAGTGTTGGATTTTCAGGATTAACAGAAGATTTAGACTTAGTGTTTGGATTGTTTACGGATGTCATTCGTAATCCTCTGTTTCCTCAAGATCAATTAGACTTAGCAAAAACTCAAGCAAAAGGCGGAATTGCGCGTCGGAATGATAACCCCGGAGACATTGCTTCTCGGGAGTTTGTTAAGCTGATTTATGGTGTAGATAGTCCCTACGCCCGCATCACAGAATATTCCACCTTGAAAAATATCAGCCGCGAGAGTTTGGTTGATTTTTATGAAAAATATTTTCATCCTGAAACTATGATTTTGGGAATTGTAGGGGATTTTGATCGAGCAAAAATGAAGGCTTTAATTGAGCAAAAATTAGGAGATTGGAAACCAAGTCAAAAGGCGGTTATTCCTCCCCTTCCTGCGGTTTCTCAAGCTAATTTGGGCGGTATTTTCTTTGTTGATCAGCCACAACTCAATCAAAGTTATGTCGAAATGGGTCATTTAGGTGGGTTATTAAATGATCCCAATTATCCCAAATTGGCGGTTATGAATGGGGTGTTAAATGGGTTCGGTGGACGGTTATTTAATAATCTGCGATCGCGCCAAGGTTTAGCCTATTCTGTTTATGGCTATTGGGGTGCAAGTTATGATTATCCAGGGGTTTTTAATGCTGGAGGACAAACTCGTTCTGAAACAACAGTTCCATTAATTCAAGGGTTAAAAAATGAAATTGAACGGTTAAAAAAAGAACCCATTAAGTCGGAAGAATTAACCTATGCAAAGGAATCTACCTTAAATTCTTTTATCTTTAAGTTTGAAGATCCGGCTCAAACTTTATCCCGTTTAATGCAGTATGAATATTATGGTTATCCCAAGGATTTTATCTTTGATTATCAACGTCAAGTCCAAGCAACAACCATCGAAGATGTTCAACAAGTCGCTAAACAATATCTTAATTTCGACAAGTTAGTCATCTTAGTTGTCGGAAATAAAGCGTTAATTAATCCGGCTTTAAGTAGTTTAGATAACCAATCAAAAGTCACCACAATTGATGTGACGATTCCTAGTAGTTAA
- a CDS encoding serine/threonine protein kinase produces the protein MSKCLNPDCLQTNSKTVFCQKCGSKLLLTDRYRALEILGQGGFGRTFLAVDEHKPSQPYCVIKQFLPQAQGTNNQEKAGELFKQEAIQLEHLGKHQQIPELFAYLIQDNRQYLVQEYIEGQNLAQELAKTGAFSEAKIINLLEDLLPILAFIHQKKVIHRDIKPENIIRNKSDNKLFLVDFGAAKAATITALAVTGTVIGSAQYTAPEQAMGKPTFASDLYSLGVTCIHLLTNIEPFNLFDSGECDWVWRNYLKVKVNNTLGQVLDKLLQQGTKKRFQTAQEVLDALQLTQKPISPPKLKFTPPPTPQPTPQPTPQPTPPPTVKPTPQFFTPKPTVKPTPQPDIELKSAKGVNYDQLEQLLKATNWKEADEETANKMLEVAGRTKEGWLREEDIDNFPCEDLQTIDQLWVKYSNGRFGFSVQKRIYQSLRGTRSYDSKVWEAFGDQVGWRVRGSWLYYNNLKFNQTAPKGHLPRFGGRWVHVVVCGIWVVSSPLVSRLIDCNI, from the coding sequence ATGAGTAAATGCCTTAACCCCGATTGTTTACAAACCAACTCTAAAACAGTCTTTTGTCAAAAGTGTGGTTCTAAATTACTGTTAACAGATCGATATCGGGCTTTAGAAATATTAGGACAAGGGGGATTTGGTCGAACGTTTCTAGCGGTTGATGAGCATAAACCTTCTCAACCCTATTGTGTAATTAAACAATTTTTACCCCAAGCTCAAGGTACGAATAATCAAGAAAAAGCGGGAGAACTTTTTAAACAAGAAGCGATACAATTAGAACATTTAGGCAAACATCAACAAATTCCTGAATTATTCGCCTATTTAATCCAAGATAACCGTCAATATCTCGTTCAAGAATATATTGAAGGGCAAAATTTAGCTCAAGAATTAGCTAAAACTGGGGCATTTTCAGAAGCTAAAATTATTAATTTGTTAGAGGATTTATTACCTATTTTAGCGTTTATTCATCAAAAAAAGGTAATTCATCGAGATATTAAGCCGGAAAATATTATTAGAAACAAGAGCGATAATAAATTATTTTTAGTGGATTTTGGAGCAGCTAAAGCAGCTACTATAACGGCATTAGCGGTCACGGGAACAGTTATTGGTTCAGCCCAATATACTGCACCCGAACAAGCGATGGGAAAACCGACTTTTGCCAGTGATTTATATAGTTTAGGGGTAACTTGTATTCATTTATTAACTAATATTGAACCGTTTAATTTATTTGATAGTGGTGAATGTGATTGGGTTTGGCGAAATTATTTAAAGGTTAAAGTAAATAATACTTTGGGTCAAGTCTTAGATAAACTCTTACAACAGGGAACAAAAAAACGTTTTCAAACGGCTCAAGAAGTGTTAGATGCTTTACAATTAACCCAGAAACCGATATCACCACCAAAACTAAAATTTACACCGCCACCAACACCACAACCAACACCACAACCGACACCACAACCGACACCGCCACCAACAGTTAAACCAACACCCCAATTTTTTACACCTAAACCAACAGTAAAACCAACACCCCAACCGGATATAGAATTAAAGTCAGCTAAAGGCGTTAATTATGATCAATTAGAACAACTTTTGAAAGCCACAAACTGGAAAGAAGCTGACGAAGAAACGGCTAATAAAATGTTAGAAGTCGCCGGGAGAACAAAGGAAGGATGGTTAAGGGAAGAAGATATTGATAATTTTCCCTGTGAGGATTTACAAACTATTGACCAACTTTGGGTAAAATATAGCAATGGGCGCTTCGGCTTTTCGGTACAGAAGCGCATCTATCAAAGTCTGAGAGGAACCCGGAGTTATGATAGTAAAGTCTGGGAAGCGTTTGGTGATCAGGTGGGTTGGCGTGTTCGAGGTAGCTGGTTGTATTATAATAATCTAAAATTCAATCAGACAGCACCAAAAGGCCACCTTCCAAGGTTTGGGGGGAGATGGGTACATGTGGTTGTGTGTGGGATTTGGGTGGTCTCCTCTCCTCTCGTGTCGAGACTCATAGACTGTAACATATAA
- the atpB gene encoding ATP synthase beta chain yields the protein MVSTAEKTNVGHVTQIIGPVVDIKFPSGHLPEIYNAVKISGKNEVGQDISIVCEVQQLLGDGQIRSVSMSTTDGLVRGMEVVDTGAPISVPVGPATLGRIFNVIGETVDNLGPVQTEETSSIHRPAPAFTQLETKPSVFETGIKVVDLLAPYRRGGKIGLFGGAGVGKTVIIMELINNIAKAHGGVSVFGGVGERTREGNDLYNEMIESGVINTKDLTQSKVALVYGQMNEPPGARMRVGLSALTMAEYFRDISKQDVLLFIDNIFRFVQAGSEVSALLGRMPSAVGYQPTLGTEMGELQERITSTKEGSITSIQAVYVPADDLTDPAPATTFAHLDATTVLSRGLASKGIYPAVDPLDSTSTMLQPSIVGSEHYNTARAVQSTLQRYKELQDIIAILGLDELSEEDRMTVARARKIEKFLSQPFFVAEVFTGSPGQYVTLEKTIKGFNMIMAGELDDLPEQAFYMVGDIDQVIAKAEKLKG from the coding sequence ATGGTCAGCACCGCAGAAAAAACAAATGTAGGCCACGTCACTCAAATCATTGGCCCGGTTGTAGATATCAAATTTCCGAGCGGTCACTTGCCGGAAATCTACAATGCAGTAAAAATTAGTGGCAAAAACGAAGTTGGTCAAGATATTTCTATTGTTTGCGAAGTCCAACAACTTCTAGGCGACGGCCAAATTCGCTCCGTATCCATGAGTACCACCGATGGCTTAGTCCGGGGGATGGAAGTTGTTGATACGGGCGCTCCGATTAGTGTTCCCGTTGGCCCAGCGACCCTAGGACGGATTTTTAACGTTATCGGTGAAACCGTCGATAATTTAGGCCCGGTGCAAACCGAAGAAACTTCTTCCATTCACCGTCCCGCCCCAGCTTTTACTCAGTTAGAAACAAAACCCTCTGTGTTTGAAACGGGGATTAAAGTGGTAGACCTGTTAGCCCCCTATCGTCGGGGCGGTAAAATTGGTCTGTTCGGTGGAGCCGGAGTCGGCAAAACCGTTATTATTATGGAACTGATTAACAACATCGCTAAGGCGCACGGGGGAGTTTCCGTGTTCGGCGGTGTGGGCGAACGTACCCGGGAAGGGAACGATCTTTACAATGAAATGATCGAGTCTGGGGTTATCAACACCAAAGACTTAACTCAATCGAAAGTGGCTCTGGTTTATGGCCAGATGAACGAACCCCCCGGAGCTAGAATGCGGGTGGGTCTGTCGGCTTTGACGATGGCTGAATATTTCCGCGATATCAGCAAACAAGACGTGCTCCTGTTTATTGATAATATCTTCCGGTTCGTGCAAGCGGGTTCGGAAGTGTCCGCTCTGTTAGGTCGGATGCCTTCTGCTGTGGGATATCAGCCCACCCTAGGGACAGAAATGGGTGAATTGCAAGAACGGATTACTTCTACTAAAGAAGGCTCTATTACTTCGATTCAAGCGGTGTATGTGCCTGCGGATGACTTAACTGACCCTGCTCCAGCCACCACCTTTGCTCACTTAGATGCGACCACCGTATTATCACGGGGTTTGGCTTCTAAAGGTATCTATCCTGCGGTTGATCCCCTGGATTCCACTTCGACGATGTTACAGCCGTCGATTGTCGGTAGCGAACACTATAACACCGCCCGGGCTGTGCAATCCACCCTGCAACGGTATAAAGAATTACAAGACATCATCGCCATTTTAGGTTTAGATGAATTGTCTGAAGAAGATCGGATGACTGTGGCTCGCGCTCGGAAAATTGAGAAATTCCTATCTCAGCCTTTCTTCGTGGCGGAAGTGTTCACAGGTTCTCCGGGTCAATATGTCACCCTGGAAAAAACCATTAAAGGGTTCAATATGATTATGGCTGGAGAACTCGATGACCTGCCAGAACAAGCTTTTTACATGGTGGGCGACATTGACCAAGTGATTGCTAAAGCCGAAAAACTCAAAGGCTAA
- the murF gene encoding UDP-N-acetylmuramoylalanyl-D-glutamyl-2, 6-diaminopimelate--D-alanyl-D-alanine ligase: MSNLITLGQIAQILAINYPFYRNSTDSTTVIGITTDTRSIKPGEVFLALQGEHFDGHNFVEQAINQGAIAAIVTKDFAQNHPNLPLFPVPNPLKAYQQIARWWRDQFQIPIIGVTGSVGKTTTKELIAAILGTQGKVLKSQANYNNEIGVPKTLLQLTSDHDFAVIEMAMRGAGQIAELTQTARPTIGVITNVGTSHIGLLGSEDAIAQAKCELLAEMPKTSLAVLNHQERLINTAAKVWSGNTITYGLKEGDLRGELIDAQTLRVEGIDLPLPLPGEHNASNFLAALAVFRGIYGAQTSYKPFQQPIAVQLPDGRAKRYQWGEDLVILDETYNAGLESMLAALRLLAQTPGKRHIAVLGTMKELGERSLEFHEQVGRTVRELNLDGLLILAEFEAANALAKGAGGVPLVSIVDVQTSDAHAQMVQQLKALIQPGDRILFKASHSVQLNRVVELLGSDFQ; encoded by the coding sequence ATGTCTAATCTCATCACTCTCGGTCAGATTGCCCAGATTTTAGCGATTAATTACCCATTTTACCGTAATTCCACGGATTCTACAACCGTAATCGGGATCACAACCGATACCCGCAGTATTAAACCTGGAGAGGTGTTTTTAGCGCTACAGGGGGAACACTTTGATGGCCATAACTTTGTGGAACAGGCGATTAACCAGGGGGCCATTGCTGCGATTGTCACTAAGGATTTTGCCCAAAATCACCCGAATTTGCCCCTTTTCCCGGTTCCCAACCCCTTAAAAGCCTATCAACAGATTGCCCGATGGTGGCGGGATCAATTTCAGATTCCGATTATCGGGGTAACAGGGTCGGTGGGGAAAACCACAACTAAAGAATTAATTGCTGCCATATTAGGGACTCAAGGCAAAGTGTTAAAAAGTCAAGCCAATTATAACAATGAAATTGGAGTTCCTAAAACCCTATTACAACTAACATCCGATCATGATTTTGCCGTAATAGAAATGGCTATGCGTGGAGCCGGACAAATTGCCGAATTAACCCAAACTGCTCGACCGACAATTGGGGTAATTACCAATGTGGGAACGTCTCATATTGGACTGTTGGGTTCAGAAGATGCGATCGCCCAAGCCAAATGTGAACTATTAGCAGAAATGCCAAAAACCAGTTTAGCAGTATTAAATCATCAAGAACGTTTGATCAATACCGCCGCTAAAGTTTGGTCAGGTAATACAATTACCTATGGGTTAAAAGAGGGAGATCTGCGAGGAGAATTAATCGACGCCCAAACCTTGCGAGTCGAAGGAATAGATTTACCCTTACCCTTACCTGGGGAGCATAACGCCTCTAATTTCCTAGCCGCATTAGCCGTATTTAGGGGAATTTATGGGGCGCAAACCTCATACAAGCCTTTTCAGCAACCAATAGCGGTACAGTTACCCGATGGCCGGGCAAAACGCTATCAGTGGGGGGAAGATTTAGTGATCCTCGATGAAACCTATAATGCCGGGTTGGAATCAATGTTAGCAGCCTTGCGGTTATTGGCCCAAACCCCAGGGAAACGCCATATTGCCGTATTAGGGACGATGAAAGAGTTAGGAGAGCGATCGCTAGAATTCCATGAACAAGTGGGGCGCACCGTGCGGGAACTGAATTTGGACGGATTATTGATTTTGGCAGAGTTTGAGGCCGCCAATGCCTTAGCAAAGGGGGCTGGCGGTGTTCCGTTAGTGTCAATAGTTGATGTACAGACCTCCGATGCTCATGCTCAAATGGTACAACAGTTAAAAGCCTTGATCCAGCCCGGGGATCGGATTTTATTTAAAGCCTCCCATTCGGTGCAACTAAATCGGGTTGTAGAATTATTGGGATCGGATTTTCAATAG
- a CDS encoding ATP synthase epsilon chain — protein MTLTVRVIAPDRTVWDENADEVILPSTTGQVGILTGHAPLLTALDTGVLRVRSKNKWTPIALMGGFAEVEANEVTILVNGAERGDTINLEVARTAYTKAQADLEVAETGDSKKAKIKATKAIKRARARLQAAGGVIEY, from the coding sequence ATGACATTAACTGTGCGTGTAATCGCTCCAGATCGGACGGTCTGGGATGAAAATGCTGATGAGGTGATTCTTCCGAGTACAACCGGCCAAGTAGGTATTCTGACGGGTCACGCTCCCCTATTGACAGCTTTAGATACCGGGGTGCTGCGGGTTCGGTCTAAAAATAAATGGACTCCTATTGCCTTAATGGGTGGGTTTGCTGAAGTGGAAGCCAATGAAGTCACCATCTTGGTGAATGGTGCAGAACGGGGTGATACTATTAATTTAGAAGTTGCCCGTACCGCCTATACCAAGGCTCAAGCTGATTTAGAAGTGGCTGAAACGGGTGATTCTAAAAAAGCCAAAATTAAAGCGACAAAAGCTATTAAAAGAGCCAGAGCGCGGTTACAAGCGGCTGGCGGTGTTATCGAATATTGA